TTACACAGCGGTCAACTTTGTTGGTGAGAAATCGTTTGGAACCTACGGAGACGAGGCGAAGCACGCGGTCGAGTGCTTTTTTAACGGTCAGATTTTCGGGCAGGGTGAGCGGTTTAGTTCGGATGGGAAAGCGGTCGAGTTTGAAGGGCTTTTGCGGCATATCGCCAAGGACTTTTTCCAGGTCGAGGTCAACGGGCGTGGTGTTGTCTTTGCTGTCGAAGACTACCACCCTCCCATCGCCGGTTACTTCGCCGACAAAAGCGTAAATGACCTTTTCGCGTTTGCAGAGGGCGTCGAAGAGATGGGCGTGTTCGGGACGGATGAGCAGGGCATTGTTTTCCTGATATTCGGCACCCCAGATCTCGAGTACAGATAGTGTTTCATCTCCAACAGGCACGGCGCGAATATCGATGCGGGCACCCGCAGGCTCAACGATTTCTTTGAGTACATTGCAGTTGCCACCTGCGCCCTGGTCGTGGATGCTGACAATGGGGTTTTGATCGCCGAGTTCGACACAGGCGCGGATCACGCGATTGAGTTTTTGTTCCATTTCTGCGTCGCCGCGTTGCACGGCATTGAAATCGAGTTCGGCTTCGTTTTCGCCCTGCACCATGCTCGAGGCGGCACCGCCTCCCATGCCAATGCGATAGGCCGGCCCACCGATTTTGGTGACAAGCATTTGGGGTTCAGGCTTTTCTTTATTTGTATGGCGTGCGTCCATCTGACCGATTCCGCCGCTGAACATAATGGGTTTGATCCATTCTCTGCGTTCACCATTGGGCAGGCGCATACCATAGGATCGCGTGTACCCCTGTATAAGAGGTTCGCCGAATTTGTTGCCGTAATCCGAGGCCCCATTACTGGCTTCAATTGCGATTTGCAAGGGGGTGGCGAGGTTATCGGGATATTGAAATTTGGGATTTTCCCAGGGCAGATCATATTCGGGAATATACAAATTGCCCACGCAATACGCCGCTGTACCCGCTATCACGAGCGCGCCGCGGCCCGTGGCCTGCACATCTCGGATGCGTCCGCCGGTACCTGTTTCTGCACCGGGAAAAGGGGCAACACCCGATGGAAAGTTGTGTGTTTCCGCGGTGAAGATGATGTCACAGGTGCGGTCTGAAAATGCAAATGGAGAGGGACTACCGATAGTGGTAGGCACAATAGTGCGTATCGGATACCCTCGGATGGCGCTGGAATTGTCTTTGAAGGCGATGGTGCTGTTGTTGGGGTTGGCTTTGAGTGTCGATTGGATCATGGCGATGAGGTGATCGGGCATCTCTTCGCCGTCGATGATAAGACGACCTTTAAAAAACCAGTGCCTGCAATGTTCGCTGTTGGATTGGGCAATGTCAAAGCATTCGACATTGGTGGGGTTACGGCCGATCTGGTCGAGAAATAAATCAGTGTAATAATTGAGGTCCCATTCATCGAATGCCAGGCCCATGGTGCGATTGATTTTTTCGAGGGTGCGGCGGCCTTCTTCTATGAGGGGAATCTCGGATACGGGTTCTGGTTTTGCGTCAGAGTCAAAGGAGGTGAGGGGGTGGGGATACAGGCATTCGGTCATGCGGTCGTGTACGAGGGTCAAAAAGATATTCTGCTGATCCAGGCTCAAGGCTGGCTCAATGAAGTAACGCCGCGACCGTTCGATGCGAGAAATTTGCGTGATCCCGCAGGCGTGGCATATTGCCGTGGCATTTGTGGACCAGGCCGTAGAAAAATTCATGCGTGGCCCCACTTCGATGATCGTGCCAGGTCCCGTAAGAAAGGATTGCTGTGCGAATTGATCTGCTTCAAAGGTTTCAGATAGCAGATAGATGAGCCGGTTTTGCTGGTCGGCAGAAAGCGGACTGTCCGCTTGTACGTTGAAACAGTATTCAGTTTCGATATTTTGAATGTGTGCAGAGACGTGTTGCTGTGACAATTGGAGCAGGGTGTGTTGCTGCGGGGGGGATGTGCGAAAGAAATGCTTCAGGCTCATGGAGTCCTCAGTAAATAAAATTGTTGTCCGCCTCTTTGAGTGGGGGGAGGCTTTGATCGCGCCTGGAAAGGATTGGATTTTTTATGGGCCAGGAAATATCTAAGTCGGGATCATCCCAAGAAATACCGCGATAGGTCTCTGGCGCGTAAATATCCGTACATTTATATGTGAAGTCCGCCACCTCGCTGAGAACGCAAAATCCGTGTGCAAAGCCGGGGGGGATATAAAGGAGTTCGGATCGCGCTTCGGAAAGATGAATGCCGATCGACTGGCCATAAGTGGGGGATCCCCGACGAATATCGACGGCAACATCGTATATTTCGCCTTTGAACACCTGGATGAGTTTGCCCTGTGCGCGAGGGGCTTTTTGGTAGTGCAATCCGCGCAGCACGCCGCGGGTAGAGCGAGAGTGGTTATCCTGAGCGAAAGTTTCTAAGATGCCATTAGCCGCGAAATCGTCTCGTTTGTACGTTTCAACAAAAAAACCGCGATCATCGGAAAATCGCTTTGCGCGAACGAGGATGACGTCGGGGATGTCGAGGTGCTCAAATTCAAAGGGCATGATGAAGTGTGAAGGATGAAGTGTGCAACGGTGGTACAACTGGTCGCAGTATAGGCCAGTTCACGATAGACAGACGGGGCTTATCTCCACCAGTCTCCAGCCCAGCCCCTCGTCTTTACAAGATATCATCCACAAGCTGCGGGGCAAGCCCTATATAGGATTGAGGCGTTAGATTTTTCAGATTTTTGAGGTCTGCTTGTGGAAGGTCGAGAGTATTGAGAAAGCTGTCGAGATCGTCCTTTGTAATCTCTGTGCCCCGGGTGAGGCCTTTCATAAGCTCATAGGCGTTTTCATATCCGGCTTTTCGCATGACAGTTTGCACGGCTTCGCCGAGGATTTCCCAGGCGTTTTCGAGATCGCTGGCAATGGCCTGTTTGTCGATGGCGACCTTGCCCAGACCATTCAGGATGGATTTCAGGGCGAGACACCCATGACCGATGGCCGGACCAATATTGCGACTGGCTGAGGAATCGGACAGGTCGCGCTGAAGGCGCGAGACGGGTAATTTGGTAGATAGATGTTCGAGCAGGGCCGTGCTGATGCCCAGATTGGCTTCGGCATTTTCAAAGTCGATGGGATTGACTTTGTGGGGCATGGTCGAGGATCCGACTTCTGATGCGACTGTTTTCTGGCGGAAATAGGATAGGGATATATAGGTCCACATGTCGCGGGCAAAGTCGAGTGCGATAGTGTTGAATCGGATGATCAGGTGAAAAACTTCGGCCATATAATCGTGCGATTCAATTTGAGTGGTGAGGGGATTGAATGTGAGACCGAGACGCTGGACGAAATCGCGGGCGAGGTCGTGCCAGCACACTTCGGGATAAGCCGCGACATGCGCGTTGTAATTGCCGGTGGCGCCATTGAATTTGCCGAGGTATTCGAGCTGTGTGGCCTGTTTGATTTGCCGCTGCCAGCGATAGGCAAATACGGCGAGTTCTTTGCCCATTGTGGTCGGGGTGGCGGGCTGACCGTGTGTGCGCGCGAGTACAGGAAGGTTTTTAGTGTCTTGTGCGAGTTGTGAAGTAATATCTGTAACTTCTTGTGCCAGTGGAAGAAAGACATTTTTGATAGCAGTTTTGATCATGAGCGCGTGGGCGAGATTGCTGATGTCTTCAGAGGTGCAGCAAAAATGCACGGCTTCACATACGTCGGCGAGCGATGTTTCTTCAAGGCGTTCTCTGACATAGTATTCGACAGATTTAACATCGTGATTGGTGACCCTTTCAATTGCAACAACGCGCTGGGCCTGCTGTTCGTCGAAAGTATCTATCCATGACTTCAATATCTGGTGTTCAGCATCGGTGAATGTGCGGACGTGTGTGAGTGCGGGATGCTCTGATTGGAAGCGCAACCATTCGATTTCGATCTGTACGCGGTAGGCTATTAGCGCAAAATGAGACAGACAGGGAACGAGGTCTGTCAAGCGGCTCGTGTAGCGATTGTCGAGGGGAGAGAGTGCGGTGAGAGTCATGGGGATTCCTTTACTGATCTTCCGGGTCGCCGTATTCGAGGGGATCGTCATCATCGGGAAATTCAAAAACATATCCGCACGGGCATATCGGATGATCGGACTCGCGCGGTGTATTGCATTCGGGACAGCGTTCAACGGGTTTGTAGAGGTATTTTGCCAATATGACAATGATGAGGACGGTGGCAAAAATGATGGAGTAGAACATTGAAAAAAAATAACAGGCGGGAAGAATACCCGCCTGTTTGATTGTGTGTTCAGGTTGTGCCCATATCGCCTTCGCTCGTAACGGCTTTGACTGGTTTTTGTCGCGCGTTGGTGATGAGTTGGTCTATGCGTTCCTGAAGGGTTTTAATATCTTGTTCGAAATCGTCGAGTTCTTTGACGAGGTCATCGAAATCGAGCCTGATTGCGTTCGCCTTCCTCAAACCCATTAGATTTCCTTTCTGATACGGGATGGCATCAGGGAGAGGGGGAGGGGAGTCTGGGAAAGGGAATAGGAATATAGGACAAGCCGGGGCTGTCGTCAAGGGGGATTCGCCGACAGCGCGTCGATTTGATCTCTGGTGGGGATCGAGGGTTGAGCACCAGCTTTGCCAACGGTTAGAGCGCCTGCGGCGCACGCAAAGCGAA
The Gemmatimonadota bacterium genome window above contains:
- the purL gene encoding phosphoribosylformylglycinamidine synthase; protein product: MSLKHFFRTSPPQQHTLLQLSQQHVSAHIQNIETEYCFNVQADSPLSADQQNRLIYLLSETFEADQFAQQSFLTGPGTIIEVGPRMNFSTAWSTNATAICHACGITQISRIERSRRYFIEPALSLDQQNIFLTLVHDRMTECLYPHPLTSFDSDAKPEPVSEIPLIEEGRRTLEKINRTMGLAFDEWDLNYYTDLFLDQIGRNPTNVECFDIAQSNSEHCRHWFFKGRLIIDGEEMPDHLIAMIQSTLKANPNNSTIAFKDNSSAIRGYPIRTIVPTTIGSPSPFAFSDRTCDIIFTAETHNFPSGVAPFPGAETGTGGRIRDVQATGRGALVIAGTAAYCVGNLYIPEYDLPWENPKFQYPDNLATPLQIAIEASNGASDYGNKFGEPLIQGYTRSYGMRLPNGERREWIKPIMFSGGIGQMDARHTNKEKPEPQMLVTKIGGPAYRIGMGGGAASSMVQGENEAELDFNAVQRGDAEMEQKLNRVIRACVELGDQNPIVSIHDQGAGGNCNVLKEIVEPAGARIDIRAVPVGDETLSVLEIWGAEYQENNALLIRPEHAHLFDALCKREKVIYAFVGEVTGDGRVVVFDSKDNTTPVDLDLEKVLGDMPQKPFKLDRFPIRTKPLTLPENLTVKKALDRVLRLVSVGSKRFLTNKVDRCVTGLVAQQQCVGPLQLTAADVAVIAQSHFGTTGAATAIGEQPIKGLIDPAAMGRLCVGEMLTNIAWARLSAIEDIKCSGNWMWAAKLPGEGAALYDAARALTDILLELGIAIDGGKDSLSMAAIAPGEDGEETVKTPGTLVISGYVTSPDITQTVTPDLKHPDEGIILYVDLGADKHRLGGSSLAHVYEQLGNEPPDVDDPALLKRAIGALQSCIAKNYIASGHDRSDGGLITALLEMAFAGNCGIQIDLQTRANAISSLFSEELGLVFEVHPKNLMIVREIFEKVPIQTIGKVTSSPDIQISVNNQRVLKIPMPELRDLWEATSFQLERQQTNLSCVAQEETSLHARTGPKFTIPFAPMPTPPAILNASSKPAVAIVREEGSNGDREMTSAFSAAGFEPWDITTSDLLSGTIALGEQFRGVVFVGGFSYADVLDSAKGWAGVIRFNDGLRAQFDDFYNRPDTFSLGVCNGCQLMALLGWVPFPGLANTEQPRFIRNESARFESRFSTVQIQDSPAIMFKNMAGASLGVWVAHGEGRAFFPRADVLDRVIDGNLSPVRYVDDNNTATEAYPFNPNGSPHGIAGLCSLDGRHLAMMPHPERTFLKWQWGYMPANWKRDLQASPWLQIFQNAREWCEGKT
- the rfbC gene encoding dTDP-4-dehydrorhamnose 3,5-epimerase, producing the protein MPFEFEHLDIPDVILVRAKRFSDDRGFFVETYKRDDFAANGILETFAQDNHSRSTRGVLRGLHYQKAPRAQGKLIQVFKGEIYDVAVDIRRGSPTYGQSIGIHLSEARSELLYIPPGFAHGFCVLSEVADFTYKCTDIYAPETYRGISWDDPDLDISWPIKNPILSRRDQSLPPLKEADNNFIY
- the purB gene encoding adenylosuccinate lyase, whose translation is MTLTALSPLDNRYTSRLTDLVPCLSHFALIAYRVQIEIEWLRFQSEHPALTHVRTFTDAEHQILKSWIDTFDEQQAQRVVAIERVTNHDVKSVEYYVRERLEETSLADVCEAVHFCCTSEDISNLAHALMIKTAIKNVFLPLAQEVTDITSQLAQDTKNLPVLARTHGQPATPTTMGKELAVFAYRWQRQIKQATQLEYLGKFNGATGNYNAHVAAYPEVCWHDLARDFVQRLGLTFNPLTTQIESHDYMAEVFHLIIRFNTIALDFARDMWTYISLSYFRQKTVASEVGSSTMPHKVNPIDFENAEANLGISTALLEHLSTKLPVSRLQRDLSDSSASRNIGPAIGHGCLALKSILNGLGKVAIDKQAIASDLENAWEILGEAVQTVMRKAGYENAYELMKGLTRGTEITKDDLDSFLNTLDLPQADLKNLKNLTPQSYIGLAPQLVDDIL